The Bacteroides ovatus genomic interval AAGAAGCCAGCATGGTGGAACTACTTGAAGTCATGAGGGTATACCCATCAAGTCCGTAAGCAGCAATGGCCTTATCGGTCGTCTTCATTATCCCTGCTCCCGCATCAATTCCTACTATTTCAGAAGAAAAACGGTCTTTATTAGCTTCCAGCTCATTAATAGACTGGATCGTAACATATTGAGGAACAACCAGTCCGACGCGAGCTTCTCCGTATACCTCCCCCAAAAATTCGATGCTGTCTCCATACTGATCCATATAATCTTTCATCGTTATTGGTAACCAGGCATCCAGAAACACATCTGATTTCTTTCCTGACATAGATACAAAAATAGGGGCAAGATCAGCATTTTGCAATTCAACCTCATATCCATGCTCTTCCAATACCACCTTAGCCAAATGACTCATGGCAATACCTTCCAGCCAATTGGCATAGGCTATTTTTACTTTCTTTTTCTCTAAGTCTGAATTAGTACAGGAAGCTAGCAAAAGCATAGCCGAAAGCACTATTCCTACTATTTTATATATTCTCACATGCATTTTTATTCCTTTCCGTTTTAGTTCTTATTTTTTCGTCCTGCCATTCCTTGTGTGATACGGTCTAAGATGATAGCTAAAATAACAACAGCTATACCACCTTCAAACCCAAGTCCGATTTTCATTTGGGTAATACCTTTCAATACAATTTCTCCCAGACCACCGGCAGCAATCATGGCAGCAATGACAACCATAGAAAGCGACATCATAATTGTCTGGTTGACACCTGTCAGAATGGTGGGCAACGCCAAAGGAAGCTGCACTTTATACAATAACTGCCAACGGGTAGCCCCGAACGAACGGGAAGCTTCCACTACATTTTTAGGAACTTGCCGTATTCCCAATCCGGTAAGACGGACCACAGGAGGCATAGCAAAGATAATGGTGGCAAACACTCCCGGCACTGCTCCCAATCCGAAAAATAAAACGGCAGGAATCAGATAAACAAAAGCAGGCATCGTCTGCATCAAGTCGAGAACAGGACGGAGTATTTTCTCTGCACGCGGACTGTTTGCCGTCCACACTCCTAAAGGTACACCAATAATCAGAGCCAGACAGGTAGATGAAAAAACGAGAGCCAGAGTTTGCATGGTAGCCTCCCAAAATCCCATTCCATAAATCAGTAATAATCCCAATGCGGTGAAAATTGCCGTACCACGTCCTGCCTTCATCCATGCGAGTGCAGCAAGCACTAGAATGGTTATATAAAAAGGTATTCCAAAAAGTACGTGTTGGAATCCTATAATAAAACTACCGATGCCCGCATTCACGGCATCAAAGAAAGTGGAAAAATGTACCATCATCCAATTGATGGCCATCTCTATATATTGTCCTATATTTATCATAAATCTATTGCGTTTTGAATTATTTCGTTTATTTCTTCTTTATCTTTCCCCGTCACTTCGATGATTAAGGAGGAAAGCGGGATTGTTCCTAAAAACTCATGCGTCTCATCAATCACCCATACCGGCGAATTGCTCTTTGTCATTAAAGGAAGTATATCCTCCAACACTGTATCCTCCAATACAGAATGTACTTCTGTACGCACAATCGTTTCAATGGATTTTTCCTGTCTGCTACGTAACTTAAGCAGGTCGTTCAGACGTACTTCTCCGACCAGTTTATCATCGGCGTCTATGACAGGTAATACGGTGATATTCTTCGCACGCATCTTACGAATCAATACTTCAGGTCCCTCTTTCTTCAGACGGGCCACCAGTGGTTTGTCAATCATTAAAGAAGAAGCGGTGATAATTTTACTCCTGTCCACGTTTTCAACAAAACGGGCTACATAATCGTTAGCCGGTTCGGTCAGTATTTCTTCTGAAGTACCTACCTGCACCACCTCTCCGTCTTTCATAATCGCAATACGGTCGCCCAGTTTAATCGCTTCACTCAAGTCATGGGTAATAAAGACAATTGTTTTTTTCAT includes:
- a CDS encoding ABC transporter permease — its product is MINIGQYIEMAINWMMVHFSTFFDAVNAGIGSFIIGFQHVLFGIPFYITILVLAALAWMKAGRGTAIFTALGLLLIYGMGFWEATMQTLALVFSSTCLALIIGVPLGVWTANSPRAEKILRPVLDLMQTMPAFVYLIPAVLFFGLGAVPGVFATIIFAMPPVVRLTGLGIRQVPKNVVEASRSFGATRWQLLYKVQLPLALPTILTGVNQTIMMSLSMVVIAAMIAAGGLGEIVLKGITQMKIGLGFEGGIAVVILAIILDRITQGMAGRKNKN
- a CDS encoding glycine betaine ABC transporter substrate-binding protein, giving the protein MRIYKIVGIVLSAMLLLASCTNSDLEKKKVKIAYANWLEGIAMSHLAKVVLEEHGYEVELQNADLAPIFVSMSGKKSDVFLDAWLPITMKDYMDQYGDSIEFLGEVYGEARVGLVVPQYVTIQSINELEANKDRFSSEIVGIDAGAGIMKTTDKAIAAYGLDGYTLMTSSSSTMLASLKKAMDKGEWIVITGWTPHWMFDQFDLKFLDDPKKVYGDLEEIHAIAWKGFSEKDPFAAEFFGNIKLTTEELSSFMTAMKDARMDEEEIARKWRDEHRLLVDSWIPKSENK